DNA sequence from the Phycisphaerales bacterium genome:
TTCTGAGGTGGGCGAATCGCTGTGCCCCAACTGTACTGAGCCGGTGCCTGATAACTTCGCCGTTTGCTGGAATTGCGGGACGGAATTCAGTGAATAGCCACCCGTCGCCGCAGGGCCAAACAAGTAGTACAATAATCCGGTATCACCGGAAGAACACACTCCGGGCGATTAGCTCAGTTGGCTAGAGCGCTTCGTTTACACCGAAGAAGTCCCCAGTTCGAGTCTGGGATCGCCCACTTGTCAAGCAGTTAGGACAAAGGCACTTACCGCCTTACCCAAGCATGGTGCTTGGTGACGTCCTCCGAAATGACCCGTAGAACTACGGGCGTTTACGGGTGGAATAATCCACCACGTTACGGAGCGTCACCAATGAAAACACCACCACTGAAACGTCACAAAACCCATAACCGCGCCTGCGTCTATATCAACGGCAAGACCAAATATCTCGGCCGATGGGATGACAACGGACCAAGCCCAGAGGCACTTGCAGCCCATGCACGCTTTTGTGCACAACTGCGCCGCCCAGCTAACAAATCAAACAAACCCAAGCACGTCATGCTGGCAGATCTTGCCGAAGCATTTCTCGAGGATCGACGATTCCGATACGTCGATGAACACACCGGCCAGCTCACATCAAGCTTCTTCAAATCGCAAGCAGCGATCAAACGCCTGCTTGCGATGTTTGCTGATTTTAGGGCCAAGGCATTTAAGCCTTGGCACCTACAAGCGATTGTCAATGACATGGAACGCAAGCAAATGGGCGTTCGAACCATCAGCGAGTTCATCATGCGAATCAAAATGATGTATCAATGGGGTGAGACCAACCGAATGACCAAGACCAAATGGAGACTTGCTCTGGAATCTGTCAAAACCCCCAAGGCAAGTCCCAACGGCGCCCAGAAGTCCAAGCCTCACATGCGAATTGATCGTTCCGTTGTGGAGCAAACCCTTCCCCACTTACCACTTCCGATACGCCAGATGGTCATGCTCCAGCTGGAAACCGGTTGCAGAGGCGAGCATGTCACAAACATGCGCCTCTGCGACATCGATATGAGTGATCAGGACGTGTGGATGTGGACGCCGATGCGAGATAAGACCGGAAACACCTCTGCGATACCGAT
Encoded proteins:
- a CDS encoding tyrosine-type recombinase/integrase, encoding MTRRTTGVYGWNNPPRYGASPMKTPPLKRHKTHNRACVYINGKTKYLGRWDDNGPSPEALAAHARFCAQLRRPANKSNKPKHVMLADLAEAFLEDRRFRYVDEHTGQLTSSFFKSQAAIKRLLAMFADFRAKAFKPWHLQAIVNDMERKQMGVRTISEFIMRIKMMYQWGETNRMTKTKWRLALESVKTPKASPNGAQKSKPHMRIDRSVVEQTLPHLPLPIRQMVMLQLETGCRGEHVTNMRLCDIDMSDQDVWMWTPMRDKTGNTSAIPMTQQAMQIVVEASKRPDGSFAGTNEFLFRPCDSPKATRIKSDRYNSNTYRRAIERACDRLGLEKWTPHRLRKQRGHEIGNEFGTDGVRAMLVHKSMKMADFYSEDRSEAGKALARRLNEAG